The following are encoded together in the Candidatus Binatia bacterium genome:
- a CDS encoding DUF2238 domain-containing protein: MTVLLGISPHDRADWLLENALLFLGVAFLIATRRKLPLSRVSYTLIFLFMCLHSIGAHYTYSLVPYDAWFEALTGRTLSSLTGATRNHYDRLVHFAYGLLLAYPIREIFLRVADVRGFWGYYLPLDVTMATSMLYELIEWGAAEVLGGELGTAYLGTQGDPWDAQKDMALATLGAIIAMLVTAALNWRYQRDFAREWADSLRVKHSRPLGEDELLRLIHEAAASGSAAAASAEQAFDATRRRAPRS; encoded by the coding sequence ATCACCGTCCTCCTCGGCATCTCCCCCCACGACCGCGCCGACTGGCTGCTCGAGAATGCGCTGCTCTTCCTCGGCGTCGCCTTCCTGATCGCGACCCGGCGCAAGCTGCCGCTGTCGCGCGTCTCCTACACGCTGATCTTCCTCTTCATGTGCCTGCACTCGATCGGCGCGCACTACACGTACTCGCTGGTGCCGTACGACGCCTGGTTCGAGGCGCTCACGGGGCGCACGCTGTCGAGCCTCACCGGCGCGACGCGCAATCACTACGACCGGCTGGTGCACTTCGCGTACGGGCTGCTGCTCGCGTATCCGATCCGCGAGATCTTCCTGCGCGTCGCCGACGTGCGCGGCTTCTGGGGCTACTACCTGCCGCTCGACGTGACGATGGCGACGTCGATGCTCTACGAGCTGATCGAGTGGGGCGCGGCCGAGGTGCTGGGCGGCGAGCTCGGCACCGCCTACCTCGGCACGCAGGGCGATCCGTGGGACGCGCAGAAGGACATGGCGCTCGCGACGCTCGGCGCGATCATCGCGATGCTCGTCACCGCGGCGCTCAACTGGCGCTACCAGCGCGACTTCGCACGCGAGTGGGCGGACAGCCTGCGCGTCAAGCACAGCCGGCCGCTCGGCGAGGACGAGCTGCTGCGGCTGATCCACGAGGCGGCGGCGAGCGGCAGCGCGGCGGCGGCCTCGGCGGAGCAGGCGTTCGACGCGACGCGGAGACGCGCTCCACGATCGTGA
- the uvrA gene encoding excinuclease ABC subunit UvrA: MITGVSGSGKSSLLFDTLYAEGQRRFVQSMSTYTRLFLERMERPDVDFISNIPPAVALVQKNTIRNARSTVGTITEINDHLRLLWTHVGEATCPTCGDRVRRDDPDSAMREIAALPEGATVLVIAPIDVSGLPLGDVVTGLVRDGYRRLWLEGAMLRLDEVETEELARRLGAVPAARVAAATRAADPTPKARARIPRRDAARAKDAARSARSKRSSDDTDAATRADGAALVAEGGLIYAPAGAVLPVVVDRLVVGTANSARQRDCLERAFSLSRGRVRLVVQPPRDDARGAGRDDASATGRDDGGSAGRERVLELDRRFSCRGCGRELPEPTPQLFSFNSPLGACPSCEGFGRVTGLDLDKVIPDPRLSLADGAVLPFTMPASIEMQEWMLRAAKRHGVRTDVPYGELSDTEREFVLDGEPRDAAGGRRGTERFPGVRGFFRWLERKRYKAHVRILIARFRGFTPCEACGGKRLRPEALAVRVGGLDIAELTELPIGEALAWIEKLSLDVPKQARVATLLSEIRSRLGYLVAVGLDYLTLARQARTLSGGEAQRIHLASALGAKLTDTLYCLDEPTVGLHARDSERLLGVLRQLTAAGNTVVLVEHDPVVIQGADHVIDLGPGGGSRGGRVVYAGPPGGMPQDESATARLLAARADSIERAENVRLPLPKLRSTKAAARERIDGCTVHGARENNLKNITVTFPYGRLTCVTGVSGSGKSTLVEQVLYGNWCRMQGQGVEAGACDGLTGFDAFDEVVLMTQAPVGRSTRSNAATYLKAYDEIRRVFAATPDARAAGVPAGHFSFNAPGGRCEECCGMGTVTIEMHFMADVTVPCDACGGARFRPHVLAIRYRGKTIGDVLAMTIDEAHDFFADQPRIQARLAALRAVGLGYLTLGQPTSTLSGGEAQRLKLASYTGDGGTSDGRRLLLFDEPTTGLHLADVARLIEVMRGMVRRGATIIVVEHNLDFIAAADLVVDLGPEGGERGGEVVALGTPAELARRGGTPTADALRALLAGGAPREPRELRARARGTA; this comes from the coding sequence GTGATCACCGGCGTGTCCGGCTCGGGCAAGTCGAGCCTGCTGTTCGACACGCTCTACGCCGAGGGGCAGCGCCGCTTCGTGCAGTCGATGTCGACCTACACGCGGCTCTTCCTCGAGCGCATGGAGCGCCCCGACGTCGACTTCATCAGCAACATCCCGCCCGCGGTCGCGCTCGTGCAGAAGAACACGATCCGCAACGCGCGCTCGACCGTCGGCACGATCACCGAGATCAACGACCACCTGCGGCTCCTGTGGACGCACGTCGGCGAGGCGACCTGTCCGACCTGCGGCGACCGCGTGCGGCGCGACGACCCGGACAGCGCGATGCGCGAGATCGCCGCACTCCCCGAGGGCGCGACCGTGCTCGTGATCGCGCCGATCGACGTGAGCGGGCTGCCGCTCGGCGACGTCGTCACGGGGCTCGTGCGCGACGGCTACCGGCGGCTGTGGCTCGAAGGCGCGATGCTGCGGCTCGACGAGGTCGAGACCGAGGAGCTGGCGCGCCGCCTCGGCGCCGTGCCCGCAGCGCGTGTCGCAGCCGCCACGCGCGCCGCGGACCCCACGCCCAAGGCCCGCGCACGGATCCCACGTCGCGACGCCGCGCGCGCGAAGGACGCCGCGCGCTCCGCCCGCAGCAAGCGCTCCTCCGACGACACCGACGCAGCGACCCGTGCCGACGGCGCCGCGCTCGTTGCCGAGGGCGGCCTGATCTACGCCCCCGCGGGCGCCGTGCTGCCGGTGGTGGTCGACCGTCTGGTCGTCGGCACGGCCAATAGCGCGCGGCAGCGCGACTGCCTCGAGCGCGCCTTCTCGCTGTCGCGTGGACGCGTGCGTCTGGTCGTGCAGCCGCCGCGCGACGACGCACGCGGGGCCGGACGCGACGACGCGTCCGCGACCGGGCGTGACGACGGGGGTTCGGCAGGGCGCGAGCGCGTCCTCGAGCTCGACCGCCGCTTCTCGTGTCGCGGCTGCGGTCGCGAGCTACCCGAGCCGACGCCACAGCTCTTCTCCTTCAACAGCCCGCTCGGCGCGTGCCCGTCCTGCGAGGGCTTCGGCCGCGTCACCGGCCTCGACCTCGACAAGGTCATCCCCGACCCGCGTCTCTCGCTCGCGGACGGGGCCGTGCTGCCGTTCACCATGCCGGCGAGCATCGAGATGCAGGAGTGGATGCTGCGCGCCGCGAAGCGGCACGGCGTGCGCACCGACGTGCCGTACGGCGAGCTGAGCGACACCGAGCGCGAGTTCGTGCTCGACGGCGAGCCGCGCGACGCGGCGGGCGGCAGGCGCGGCACGGAGCGTTTTCCCGGCGTGCGCGGCTTCTTCCGGTGGCTCGAGCGCAAGCGCTACAAGGCGCACGTCCGCATCCTGATCGCGCGCTTCCGCGGCTTCACGCCGTGCGAGGCGTGCGGCGGAAAGCGGCTACGCCCCGAGGCGCTCGCGGTGCGGGTCGGCGGGCTCGACATCGCGGAGCTCACCGAGCTGCCGATCGGCGAGGCGCTCGCCTGGATCGAGAAGCTGTCGCTCGACGTGCCGAAGCAGGCGCGGGTCGCGACGCTGCTCTCCGAGATCCGCTCGCGCCTCGGCTACCTGGTCGCGGTCGGTCTCGATTACTTGACGCTCGCGCGTCAAGCACGGACGCTGTCCGGCGGCGAGGCGCAGCGCATCCACCTGGCGAGCGCGCTCGGCGCGAAGCTCACCGACACGCTGTACTGCCTCGACGAGCCCACCGTCGGCCTGCACGCGCGCGACTCCGAGCGCCTGCTCGGCGTGCTGCGCCAGCTCACGGCCGCGGGCAACACGGTCGTGCTGGTCGAGCACGATCCGGTGGTGATCCAGGGCGCGGACCACGTCATCGACCTGGGACCCGGCGGCGGCTCGCGCGGCGGCCGCGTCGTCTACGCGGGTCCGCCGGGCGGCATGCCGCAGGACGAGTCGGCGACCGCGCGTCTGCTCGCCGCGCGCGCGGACAGCATCGAGCGCGCGGAAAACGTGCGCCTGCCGCTGCCGAAGCTGCGCAGCACGAAGGCCGCCGCGCGCGAGCGCATCGACGGCTGCACGGTGCACGGCGCGCGCGAGAACAACCTCAAGAACATCACCGTGACCTTCCCCTACGGGCGGCTCACCTGCGTCACCGGCGTGTCGGGCTCGGGCAAGTCGACGCTCGTCGAGCAGGTGCTGTACGGCAACTGGTGCCGCATGCAGGGGCAGGGCGTCGAGGCGGGCGCCTGCGACGGGCTCACGGGCTTCGACGCCTTCGACGAGGTCGTGCTGATGACGCAGGCGCCGGTCGGACGCTCGACGCGCTCGAACGCCGCGACGTACTTGAAGGCGTACGACGAGATCCGCCGCGTCTTCGCCGCGACGCCGGACGCGCGCGCGGCCGGCGTGCCGGCCGGACACTTCTCGTTCAACGCCCCGGGCGGCCGCTGCGAGGAGTGCTGCGGCATGGGCACGGTCACGATCGAGATGCACTTCATGGCCGACGTCACCGTGCCGTGCGACGCCTGCGGCGGCGCGCGCTTCAGGCCGCACGTGCTCGCGATCCGCTACCGCGGCAAGACGATCGGCGACGTGCTCGCGATGACCATCGACGAGGCGCACGACTTCTTCGCGGATCAGCCGCGGATTCAGGCGCGGCTCGCGGCGCTGCGCGCGGTCGGGCTCGGATACTTGACGCTCGGCCAGCCGACCTCGACGCTGTCCGGCGGCGAGGCGCAGCGCTTGAAGCTCGCGAGCTACACCGGCGACGGCGGGACGAGCGACGGGCGGCGCCTGCTGCTCTTCGACGAGCCGACGACGGGCCTGCACCTCGCCGACGTCGCGCGCCTGATCGAGGTGATGCGCGGCATGGTGCGGCGCGGCGCGACGATCATCGTCGTCGAGCACAACCTCGACTTCATCGCCGCGGCCGACCTGGTCGTCGACCTCGGCCCCGAGGGCGGCGAGCGCGGCGGCGAGGTGGTCGCCCTCGGCACGCCGGCGGAGCTCGCACGCCGCGGCGGCACGCCGACCGCGGACGCGCTGCGCGCGCTGCTCGCGGGCGGGGCGCCGCGGGAGCCGCGCGAGCTGCGCGCCCGCGCGCGGGGGACGGCGTAG
- a CDS encoding TIGR01777 family oxidoreductase, with translation MKIVVTGATGFIGRELVSRLLASGHEVTAWSRSATRAKGRLPALCEVAEVDPRKPIDPARLRGVDAIVHLAGESVASGRWTEARKREIRESRVASSRAIVDAIAALPEGERPQALVAASAIGFYGDRGDEVLDESSPPGTGFLAEVCVAWEAEVRRAEPLGVRVVSVRIGVVLGRNGGALQAMLPPFRAGLGGRLGSGKQWMSWIHLDDMVGLLQFALENPNVSGVLNAVAPNPVTNAELTRELGRALGRPTLLPAPKLALELALGEMASVLFESQRVVPRRAQELGYAFCWPTLAPALAELLRDSAQELVLEQWVPRTPDEVFPFFCDARNLEKITPDFVKLEILEIGPEPVQRGTRIRYRMSLHGLGVSWESVIEDWDPPRRFSDRQVRGPYRSWLHVHELEPVRGGTLLRDRIRYELPLGVLGEAIGGRFVRRDLERIFAYRQKKIAELFGSEERGTRGVA, from the coding sequence ATGAAGATCGTCGTGACCGGGGCCACCGGCTTCATCGGACGCGAGCTCGTCTCGCGGCTGCTCGCGAGCGGGCACGAGGTGACGGCGTGGAGCCGTAGCGCCACACGCGCGAAGGGCCGTTTGCCGGCGCTGTGCGAGGTCGCCGAGGTCGATCCGCGCAAGCCCATCGACCCCGCCCGGCTGCGCGGCGTCGACGCCATCGTGCACCTCGCCGGCGAGAGCGTCGCGAGCGGACGCTGGACCGAGGCGCGCAAGCGCGAGATCCGCGAGTCGCGCGTCGCGAGCTCGCGCGCGATCGTCGACGCGATCGCCGCCCTGCCCGAGGGCGAGCGACCGCAGGCGCTGGTTGCCGCGTCGGCGATCGGCTTCTACGGCGACCGCGGCGACGAGGTGCTGGACGAGTCGTCGCCGCCGGGCACGGGCTTTCTCGCCGAGGTCTGCGTCGCGTGGGAGGCGGAGGTGCGGCGCGCCGAGCCGCTCGGTGTGCGCGTCGTCTCGGTGCGGATCGGCGTCGTGCTCGGCCGCAACGGCGGCGCGCTGCAGGCGATGCTGCCGCCGTTCCGCGCCGGACTCGGCGGCCGCCTCGGCAGCGGCAAGCAGTGGATGAGCTGGATCCACCTCGACGACATGGTCGGGCTGCTGCAGTTCGCGCTCGAGAACCCGAACGTCTCGGGCGTCCTGAACGCCGTCGCGCCCAACCCGGTGACCAACGCGGAGCTGACGCGCGAGCTCGGCCGCGCGCTCGGGCGTCCGACGCTGCTGCCCGCGCCGAAGCTCGCGCTCGAGCTCGCGCTCGGCGAGATGGCGAGCGTGCTGTTCGAGAGCCAGCGCGTCGTGCCGCGGCGCGCGCAGGAGCTCGGCTACGCGTTCTGCTGGCCGACGCTCGCTCCGGCGCTCGCCGAGCTGCTTCGCGACTCGGCGCAGGAGCTCGTCCTGGAGCAGTGGGTGCCGCGGACGCCCGACGAGGTGTTCCCGTTCTTCTGCGACGCGCGCAACCTCGAGAAGATCACGCCGGACTTCGTCAAGCTCGAAATCCTCGAGATCGGCCCCGAGCCGGTGCAGCGTGGCACGCGCATCCGCTACCGGATGTCGCTGCACGGGCTCGGCGTGAGCTGGGAGAGCGTGATCGAGGACTGGGATCCGCCGCGCCGCTTCTCCGACCGCCAGGTGCGCGGCCCGTACCGGAGCTGGCTCCACGTGCACGAGCTCGAGCCCGTGCGCGGCGGCACGCTGCTGCGCGACCGCATCCGCTACGAGCTGCCGCTCGGCGTGCTCGGCGAGGCGATCGGCGGACGCTTCGTGCGCCGCGACCTCGAGCGGATCTTCGCGTACCGGCAGAAGAAGATCGCCGAGCTGTTCGGCAGCGAGGAGCGCGGCACGCGCGGCGTTGCTTGA
- a CDS encoding dCMP deaminase family protein, translating into MSDRLSWDQYFLTITRTVAERSTCLRAKVGAVIVRDKSILATGYNGAPSGLPHCLDVGCLIYRSQTPSGEFEENCWRTIHAEINAIAQAARNGAAIQDASIYITHSPCFHCLKTLVNTGIKTIFYEKPYKLETLDEILRYTDVRLEQVYVP; encoded by the coding sequence GTGTCGGACCGTCTCAGCTGGGACCAGTACTTCCTGACCATCACGCGCACGGTGGCGGAGCGCTCGACCTGCCTGCGCGCCAAGGTCGGCGCGGTGATCGTGCGCGACAAGAGCATCCTCGCGACCGGCTACAACGGAGCGCCGTCGGGGCTGCCGCACTGCCTCGACGTCGGCTGCCTGATCTACCGGTCACAGACGCCGAGCGGCGAGTTCGAGGAGAACTGCTGGCGCACGATCCACGCCGAGATCAACGCGATCGCGCAGGCGGCGCGCAACGGCGCCGCGATCCAGGACGCGTCGATCTACATCACGCACTCGCCGTGCTTCCACTGCCTGAAGACGCTGGTGAACACCGGCATCAAGACGATCTTCTACGAGAAGCCCTACAAGCTCGAGACGCTCGACGAGATCCTGCGCTACACCGACGTCCGCCTCGAGCAGGTCTACGTTCCGTAG
- a CDS encoding site-2 protease family protein — protein sequence MDERRFELPRSYPTYPPYPTYGVPTAPQPIVQRRFGSSTTVHVVLFVLTFLTTTMAGALNAGVDPFSSPLGLIEGLPFSTTLMLILLCHELGHYSFAAFHRVPATLPYFIPGPPFLVGTFGAFIRMHGMPRNRRALFDVGAAGPWAGMFVAVPAVVLGLRWSEVYPLQAPVTGDLVLGNSLLFSTLTKWVLGIHPDDATILLHPVALAGWFGIFVTFLNLLPVGQLDGGHVVYALFGRGHRTIARLFFIVVLAMGFFGWQGWFVWALLLGFVLRVDHPDTADRDTPLDPFRKLAAWATIGIFILTFMPVPLSVETPPEPVQFRREAPRVPFFDDDRPRRRRFEDDGTLMDIRAGEAPSRAAILAHPA from the coding sequence ATGGACGAGCGCCGCTTCGAGCTCCCCCGTAGCTACCCGACCTACCCGCCCTACCCGACCTACGGCGTGCCGACGGCGCCGCAGCCGATCGTGCAGCGACGCTTCGGTAGCTCGACCACGGTGCACGTCGTCCTGTTCGTCCTGACGTTCCTGACGACCACCATGGCGGGCGCGCTCAACGCGGGCGTCGATCCGTTCAGCAGCCCGCTCGGGCTCATCGAGGGGCTGCCCTTCTCGACGACGCTGATGCTGATCCTGCTGTGCCACGAGCTCGGGCACTACAGCTTCGCCGCCTTCCACCGCGTGCCGGCGACGCTGCCGTACTTCATCCCGGGACCGCCCTTCCTCGTCGGCACGTTCGGCGCGTTCATCCGCATGCACGGGATGCCGCGCAATCGCCGCGCGCTGTTCGACGTCGGCGCCGCCGGACCGTGGGCCGGGATGTTCGTCGCGGTGCCGGCGGTCGTGCTGGGCCTGCGCTGGTCGGAGGTGTACCCGCTCCAGGCGCCGGTCACGGGCGACCTGGTGCTCGGCAACTCGCTGCTGTTCTCGACGCTGACCAAGTGGGTGCTCGGCATCCACCCGGACGACGCGACCATTCTGCTGCACCCGGTCGCGCTCGCCGGCTGGTTCGGCATCTTCGTCACCTTCCTGAACCTGCTCCCCGTCGGACAGCTCGACGGCGGGCACGTGGTGTACGCGCTGTTCGGCCGCGGGCACCGGACGATCGCGCGGCTGTTCTTCATCGTCGTGCTCGCGATGGGCTTCTTCGGCTGGCAGGGCTGGTTCGTGTGGGCGCTGCTGCTCGGCTTCGTGCTGCGCGTCGACCACCCCGACACCGCCGACCGCGACACGCCGCTCGACCCGTTCCGCAAGCTCGCCGCCTGGGCGACGATCGGCATCTTCATCTTGACGTTCATGCCGGTGCCGCTGTCGGTGGAGACGCCGCCGGAGCCCGTTCAGTTCCGCCGCGAGGCGCCGCGCGTCCCGTTCTTCGACGACGACCGTCCGCGCCGCCGCCGCTTCGAGGACGACGGTACTCTGATGGACATCCGCGCGGGCGAGGCGCCGTCGCGCGCCGCGATCCTCGCGCACCCGGCTTGA
- a CDS encoding D-sedoheptulose 7-phosphate isomerase, giving the protein MQDVIRRAFAASINAKERFVVEHGETLERVARLMAEALQQGHKILLFGNGGSAADAQHVAAEFVNRFMVERRPLPAIALTTDTSALTSIGNDYGFEHVFAKQIEALGSAGDVAIAISTSGNSPNVLRAIEACGRVGLFVVGLTGGDGGKMRDQVDFLLNVSATRETARVQETHIVALHVLCDLVDRQLFPEGYRKGGEI; this is encoded by the coding sequence ATGCAGGACGTGATCCGGCGGGCTTTTGCCGCCTCGATCAACGCGAAGGAGCGCTTCGTCGTCGAGCACGGCGAGACGCTCGAGCGCGTCGCGAGGCTGATGGCCGAGGCCTTGCAGCAAGGTCACAAGATCCTGCTGTTCGGCAACGGCGGCAGCGCCGCCGACGCGCAGCACGTCGCCGCCGAGTTCGTGAACCGCTTCATGGTCGAGCGCCGCCCGCTGCCCGCGATCGCGCTGACCACCGACACCTCGGCCCTGACCTCGATCGGCAACGACTACGGCTTCGAGCACGTCTTCGCGAAGCAGATCGAGGCGCTGGGCTCCGCGGGCGACGTCGCGATCGCGATCTCGACCAGCGGCAACTCGCCGAACGTCCTGCGCGCGATCGAGGCCTGCGGCCGCGTCGGGCTGTTCGTCGTCGGCCTGACGGGCGGCGACGGCGGCAAGATGCGCGACCAGGTCGACTTCCTGCTCAACGTCTCGGCGACGCGCGAGACCGCGCGCGTCCAGGAGACGCACATCGTGGCGTTGCACGTCCTGTGCGACCTCGTCGACCGGCAGCTCTTTCCCGAGGGCTACCGCAAGGGCGGCGAGATTTGA
- a CDS encoding enoyl-CoA hydratase/isomerase family protein has translation MVSYESLNSLRVKVERGVAWVTIDHPPINLFDLPLFLELSQLVPLLEQDPEVRVIVFQSADPDFFIAHADVNWILTLPEAKPPKLTQIGPFVALLERLRRMPKVSIGAIAGIARGGGSEFLLSLDMRFAARGKTRLAQPEVALGIIPGGGGTQRLAHLVGRARALEIVLGCGDVDADEAAAMGYVNRALDAEELMPFVRALAERIAGMPAEAIRLAKEAVDAALPSQEPGLLVEGDLFNESVALPEARQRMRDFLALGGQTREVERELGGLLRDLGKGGA, from the coding sequence ATGGTGAGCTACGAGAGCTTGAACTCGCTCCGCGTGAAGGTCGAGCGCGGTGTCGCATGGGTGACGATCGACCACCCACCGATCAACCTCTTCGACCTGCCGCTGTTTCTCGAGCTGTCGCAGCTCGTGCCGCTGCTCGAGCAGGACCCCGAGGTCCGCGTCATCGTCTTCCAGAGCGCGGATCCGGACTTCTTCATCGCGCACGCCGACGTGAATTGGATCTTGACGCTGCCCGAGGCGAAGCCGCCGAAGCTGACGCAGATCGGACCGTTCGTCGCGCTGCTCGAGCGTCTGCGGCGGATGCCGAAGGTGTCGATCGGCGCGATCGCGGGCATCGCGCGCGGCGGCGGCTCGGAGTTCCTGCTGTCGCTCGACATGCGGTTCGCGGCGCGCGGCAAGACGCGTCTCGCGCAGCCGGAGGTCGCGCTCGGCATCATCCCGGGCGGCGGCGGCACGCAGCGGCTCGCGCACCTCGTCGGGCGGGCGCGGGCGCTCGAGATCGTCCTCGGCTGCGGCGACGTCGACGCGGACGAGGCCGCGGCGATGGGCTACGTCAACCGCGCGCTCGACGCCGAGGAGCTGATGCCGTTCGTGCGCGCGCTCGCCGAGCGCATCGCCGGCATGCCGGCGGAGGCGATCCGGCTCGCGAAGGAAGCGGTCGACGCCGCGTTGCCGTCGCAGGAGCCGGGTCTGCTGGTCGAGGGCGATCTGTTCAACGAGTCGGTCGCGCTCCCCGAAGCGCGCCAGCGCATGCGCGACTTCCTCGCGCTCGGCGGGCAGACGCGCGAGGTCGAGCGCGAGCTCGGCGGGCTGCTGCGCGACCTCGGCAAGGGCGGCGCGTAG
- a CDS encoding sulfatase-like hydrolase/transferase yields the protein MADRTRSDGALWRRAASIVWLLLAALVSVSCSDRSSATGSASPPNVLFVFADDLGWGDLGSYGNPDASTPHLDRMAQEGVRATQFYAASSVCTPSRAALLTGRYSVRMSNRDPRGVYFPDSTGGLDPEEVTIAELLRERGYLTALIGKWHLGHLPEYLPNRHGFEVFFGLPYSNDMDEPQYPGEPAPERPCSSLFADCRPGVPLMRDGDVLEMPAIQETLTRRYTDEAVAVMRRAVDEGRPFFVYYAHHAPHVPLYAADEFRGTTRGGLYTDVLAELDASVGELLREIQALGIDDRTLVVFTSDNGPWLLWQTDAPQPQGGRDSGSAGHLREGKGTTFEGGLRVPMIARWPGRIPAARVIDEPATMLDWLPTLARLAGAPLPAGVELDGKDIGALLDGSGERDPDGPFRFLYWKQDSSGLAGYREGRFKLKLAVEGGEAPYARYDHGDLLFDLEADPGEQHDLAAAMPEKVEELRARMMELAAEVDVAPAAAPLRH from the coding sequence GTGGCGGATCGCACTCGATCGGATGGCGCGCTCTGGCGACGCGCGGCGAGCATCGTCTGGCTCCTGCTCGCAGCGCTCGTGAGCGTCTCGTGCAGCGACCGCAGCAGCGCGACCGGCTCCGCGTCGCCGCCCAACGTGCTCTTCGTCTTCGCCGACGACCTCGGCTGGGGCGACCTCGGCAGCTACGGCAACCCCGACGCCTCGACGCCGCACCTCGACCGCATGGCGCAGGAGGGCGTGCGCGCGACGCAGTTCTACGCCGCGTCGTCGGTCTGCACGCCGTCGCGCGCGGCGCTGCTCACCGGTCGCTACTCGGTGCGCATGAGCAACCGGGATCCGCGCGGCGTCTACTTCCCCGACAGCACGGGCGGGCTCGATCCCGAGGAGGTCACGATCGCCGAGCTCCTGCGCGAGCGCGGATACTTGACGGCGCTGATCGGCAAGTGGCACCTCGGCCACCTGCCCGAGTACCTGCCGAACCGGCACGGCTTCGAGGTCTTCTTCGGCTTGCCGTACTCGAACGACATGGACGAGCCGCAGTACCCCGGCGAGCCGGCACCGGAGCGTCCGTGCAGCAGCCTGTTCGCGGACTGCCGTCCCGGCGTGCCGCTCATGCGCGACGGCGACGTGCTCGAGATGCCGGCGATCCAGGAGACGCTCACGCGTCGCTACACCGACGAAGCCGTCGCGGTGATGCGGCGCGCGGTCGACGAGGGCAGGCCGTTCTTCGTCTACTACGCGCACCATGCGCCGCACGTGCCGCTCTACGCCGCGGACGAGTTCCGCGGCACGACGCGCGGCGGGCTCTACACCGACGTCCTCGCCGAGCTCGACGCGAGCGTCGGCGAGCTGCTGCGCGAGATCCAGGCGCTCGGCATCGACGACCGGACGCTCGTGGTCTTCACCAGCGACAACGGTCCATGGCTGCTCTGGCAGACCGACGCGCCGCAGCCGCAGGGCGGGCGCGACTCCGGCAGCGCGGGACATCTGCGCGAGGGCAAGGGCACGACGTTCGAGGGCGGCCTGCGCGTGCCGATGATCGCGCGCTGGCCAGGACGGATCCCGGCCGCGCGCGTGATCGACGAGCCCGCGACGATGCTCGACTGGCTGCCGACGCTCGCGCGCCTCGCCGGCGCGCCGCTGCCCGCCGGCGTCGAGCTCGACGGCAAGGACATCGGCGCGCTGCTCGACGGCAGCGGCGAGCGCGACCCCGACGGTCCCTTCCGCTTCCTCTACTGGAAGCAGGATTCGAGCGGGCTCGCCGGCTATCGCGAAGGGCGCTTCAAGCTCAAGCTCGCGGTCGAGGGCGGTGAGGCGCCGTACGCGCGCTACGACCACGGCGACCTGCTGTTCGACCTCGAGGCGGATCCCGGCGAGCAGCACGACCTCGCCGCGGCGATGCCGGAGAAGGTGGAGGAGCTGCGCGCGCGGATGATGGAGCTCGCGGCGGAGGTCGACGTCGCGCCCGCTGCGGCGCCGCTGCGGCATTGA